TGCACTTCACTGATGggatgtttgtgccagatgtgtGCAGGAGAGGTAAGACaagtgacccccccccacccactgcCCACACAGTGACCTACACAACGATGTGCAGAGTGATGGGGCAGTGGTCGCTTCCCATCGCCTGGTTGCGGATCTTGCTGTCGCACAGGCCTGGCAGCAGGGACGACGACAACAAAAAGTAATCGAGCCTCCAGCCCACGTTCTTGGAGCGGGAGTTCATCATGTAGGTCCAGAAGCTGTAGGCGTTGGTCTGCTCAGGGTAGAGCTCGCGGAAGCTGTCGGTGAAACCGGCCTCCAGCAGCTGGCTCAAGCCCTCGCGCTCTTCGGGGGTGAAGCCTGCGCTCTTCTTGTTGCCCTTGGGGTTCTTCAGGTCGATCTCCTGGTGTGCGACGTTGAGGTCGCCGCACAGCACCACGGACTTTTGCATGTCGAGCTCGCTCAGGTACGACTGGAAGTCCACGTCCCAGGTTTTGCGGTAATCGAGGCGCACAAGCCCTCTGCCGGAGTTTGGCACATAGACGGTCACCAGGTAGAAGTTGGAGAACTCGGCAGTGATGACGCGGCCCTCCTTGTCGTGCTCCTCTTTGCCtggggaggagacagaggaggttCACTCAACAACTGAAGGCAAATAATTGaccaaaaatattcagtttagtAATTGATGTTCTAAGTTTGTGTTCACAGTGGAGATGTAGAACAAATCACTGCACAGGATAAACTCTGTGCAGTTAGACCAATATCTAAAACCACAACTCACCGATGCCATAGGTCACTTTGATGGGTTCAGTCTTGCAGAGCATGCCCACCCCGCTGTAACCCCCCTTTTCCTCTGAGGCAGCCCAGTACTTGTGCGGGTACTCGGGCATCGAGGTGATGTCGGCTGGGAGATCCTTCGTCGCACACTTTGTCTCTTGCAGGCACAAAACATCTGGAGCCTCCTCACGCACCCACTGGGAAAGAAGAACACAGATGTTAAACATTAAacgcacacacttacacatttGTCTCAGCTCTTCTACAGCCTGGAAACTAGCTCCTGTTTCTCAGGGTCACTGCAAACTCACATCCAGGCCCTTCTTTTTCACCCAGGCCCTCAGTCCGTCCACATTCCAGGAGGTGATCTTCATGTTGGCGTCCCGTCCATCCTTGCTGGTCATTTTGTCAGGAGGATCATCGTACAGTATCGGTGCCTCTGGTTCCTTACCCTTCTTTGCTTTCTTCGGAGGGGCTGTGAGGTGGAAGACAGGACACGTCATAATGGAATTGGCCAAGGTCGGGGGTCAGAGATGTACAGTAGctttgaataaataacaaatgtaatGAACAATATGTTTTTGGATGCATGTTAATGTGCGCTGACGTACTAGAGCTGGTTTCAGTCTCCCCGTCTGCTGTagccgcctcctcctctgccttcttGCCTCTTTTCATGCTTGAACTCGCTCTGGTGGCAAACACACctcgcagacacacaacacgcacacacaacagcacacacGCCGCTGGAAAAAACAGGAAAGGGAGTTAAGTGATATAGTCATCTAAAAGTGTTCAGTATTAAATGCCATAAACGACAAGACTCCGCCAGTAGAACATACTGTGCAGAATAAGATTAATAACTCGATAGAAAATGTAACCGTTAGATGTTTGTCAATGGAAACGTTTgctgaaaacataattttcaATAGATATTCTTAGAGTTCTGTTGGTCAGTCAAAACAAGCATTTTCAGGAAATCACTGTGGACTCTGGGAACTTTGTTTATAAACACTTTACATAACATTGATTGAGGGGGGGAAAAATTGACAAATGATTGATTTAGAATTTGGTGACAGATGCTTTCACTCAATCTGAATGGACAGTAAGATAAAATGAGATAATCCTctattagtcccacaatggggacattgTCAATATTCCAGCGGCAAGAGTCAGAAAaaggcatcagtaagtaataagtaacatgtagtacttaagtgtaaggataataataaagtgtaaGGAGTatacaaaatatagaaaaatatatatacagtgtaaaaacaagacaattagTATGGGCTGATAGACTTCACGTAACAGttattatacatatttaatgATTCCTTAAACTTTGTTATAAAAGAACTGAATAtgtataaatgaatatatatattgtacttCAATGTATTATTACTTATCAGTCAACATAGCCAACAGTATTATCTGCAATGAGCCAAAAGAAGCTGATAGATCTGTTTCtaactttgagttttttttttactgaaatcTTGATaatgttttactcttttttttttgcaattatCTCCATACAGTTCCATTTAAATATCTACATACAGAAAAGTGGGAGAACTGGGATGTGTGCACCAGTGTCGGCCTCTAGGAGGTCAGAAGCTCGACGTCTGATGGAGCTCCTCTCTGTGCAGGAGCTCACAGTCAAACTCACTCAATGCAACACACAGGCTGTGTCTCTGATCGGGTGGgtgtgcagagcagcagcacgtGTGCAGAACCCCACCGGCCACAGAAGCTAAATCTGAGCTCATTCTTCTCTGTGTTGCACACAGGAAGTTGAATGGAAAGCTAAGCTAatgctagctgctgctgctgctctgtgacaaagagcccagagcagcagcagcagcagcagacggcCTGCACAGAGAATCAATGCAGCCTGAGCAGACCCGCCGCCTCCACTGCACATATCCGATTCGCCGGTCAATGTAAACACGGCTCAGTGAAGTTCAgctagtgtttttgtttctggaaAATAAGATGCAAATAATCTTACTTGTACTTTTGGCAGCAGGATGCAAAGAGCGGTGCCAATCAGTCActcccccaaacacacacacacaaagcagcagagacTTCTCACCACGTGCCTGCTGTAGTAAGTGGCTGCCTGAACACATGCCTGATAGAAATCATGAAACTAAATCgccacattttttatttacaacttcAAAACCCGCAATAAAAGTtgcaaaaatatatgaaataatagTTGTTTAGACACAGAATATTATCCTGACATGTTTCTGAGGGGGGAAATTCAGTTTCTTTCGATGAGGCGAGCTCAGCAGCCGTCGGTGGGAGGGTCCTTCGAGGCTACATGGAGGAGTTTGGTTGtaggaagaagaagcagcagtgaAAGAAGCGGATTTAAAGTTTATCTGACACCAAGTTGGATTCATGTGAGCCACAGAAGGAAGTTAACAAGCCAGGTATACCTGCTTCTTATTCTACACCGCGTTAAGCTAAGCTAGTTGTAGGGAAACGGTGTGTTGTCCCTGCTAGCATAGCAGCTACACAggtggttttattttggttttgctAAACATGGACAGTTTGTAGCCTATGTTACATGGTGGTTTTAGCTAATTCAGTAATAAATTTGACTTATTTGTAATATTGTTTAATGTTTGTATGCTTACTTACAATTTACAGACtaaaaatacacactcacataatTCACCTGGAAGCCCATTCCTGTCAGGGGAAATCATTATAGGTTAGTGTTGGCAAATGAAATGTGAACATTGTTAGATTAAAATGGTGTCAgaggtttattattatattttaattttactaTTGCACAGAAAGCAGTCATTGCAGGAGGGCTGGGCAATACGACactatgaataaatgtattagTTTAATAGCGTTTTAAGAGAAGCTAAGTATATGTTGATATAAACCTTATGTATGgtgcaagcacagtgaggaggtgtaacTAATCCACCTCAGATATTTAGAATGTTTAGCTGTTTATCCCACAGGAGAAAacatcagtctttaaacttaaaagtaataataatgtgacatttctcATGCTAATTATGGATATAAATCAATATATCATTTCTCATAATTGTGTATTagtattaaaatgttgttatcaTAGCAAGCTCTTCCTGTTTTATTCCTTGTCAGACATGGGCTTGCGAAAGAGATTTATTAATGAGAAAGTTATCAGACATAATACGTCTGTTGCACTTAACCTGTTGGCTTCTGTGCTTCCGAGACAGCAAACATCAGTCTTCACTGCACTTtgatattctctctctcttttttttttcagcagccATGACTGTAATAATTGGGTTTGAGGGCAGTGCCAATAAGATCGGCATAGGAATCATCCGGGATGGAGAAGTTCTTTCCAATCCTCGACGCACTTACATCACACCTCCTGGTCAAGGTGAGTCCGATTTCTGTTGTAATACTAATGCCACCATCTCATCACCAGTGGTATGACAACGTCTTCAAAGTCCTGCATGTGAAAGTGACAGAATGTTATCTTACCAATCAGGATTCATGCCGAGCGACACGGCCAGGCACCACCGGGCCATCATACTGACTGTCCTGAAGGAGGCCCTGGAACAAGCAGGGCTCAAGCCTGCAGACATCGACGGGGTGGCGTACACCAAAGGTAACATAAGgacaatactgtgtgtgtgtgtgtgtgtgtgtgtgtgtgtgtgtgtgtgtgtgtgtgtgtgtgtgtgtgtgtgtgtttattttttccacatCATCTACATTTCACTGAAGCAGTGGTATCTCAGTTATGTTGACTTCAAAATTAAAACTCAAGACAGCATTTCTTAACAAATCATAAATGCATCAAAGGAATAATTCTAGATATCTACTAAATCATAGTGTGTTGTACACAAATCCAGCTCTGCATGTTTTCTATCTTTGAAAACCTTCACATCTTGACCACTGGTCAAACCCCCATGTGGGTTTACAGTATTAACCTGACAATGTTAGATTGTCCTTGATGTAAACAGAGGCTGTTCTGTGCAGTTTTTCAGTCTTTGCGTGTTGAACTTCAGGCTTTATTTAGAAGTTTATTTTGGCTTCCTTGccaaacatacagtatttacCACTAATCAGCAAACTGACAGGCTGGTGTCATGTTCTCTCTCAAGCAAAGACTGTCTGGCCTTTTCACCCCTAGTGAAAGACCTACCTCTTGTTGTTCTTCTCGCTCAGGTCCTGGTATGGGTGCCCCCTTGGTTACGGTGGCTCTGGTGGCTCGTACAGTCGCACAGCTTTGGGGGAAACCGCTGCTCGGTGTCAACCACTGTATCGGACACATTGAGATGGGTCGACTCATCACCAAATCCGACAACCCCACTGTGCTCTACGTTAGTGGGGGGAACACAcaggttggtttgtttttgtgggtCTCGTTAAGAAGGAAAAACTGCTGTCCTGAAACTGTATTACACAGACATaatttaatgaattattattgAATACTTTCGTCCATTTCTTCCTGTGCAGGTTATTGCGTACTCAGAGCGGCGGTACAGGATATTTGGGGAGACCATCGACATTGCAATTGGAAACTGTTTGGACAGGTTCGCCAGAGTTATAAAGGTTGGTGTCATTATTTATCCTAATTGAAGCAGCTTTTTGCCTTTTACTGTGTCTGAAAGATGTGTATTAATACTATTATGTTAAACTCTTTCTCACCTTAGATTTCCAATGACCCCAGTCCAGGCTACAACATAGAGCAGATGGCCAAAAAGTGAGTGGTGGTTTACAAATAGAATTACACattatctgctgctgtttgccaCGAAGCAGCTCCTCTGAGATACATGGGAACGTATTGTGtgcttaattttcttttaacatGACTTAATTTAGctattttgttcatgttgttaGAGGGAGTCACTATGTGGAGCTGCCATATACTGTTAAAGGAATGGACGTCTCATTTTCTGGGATTTCATCCTACATTGAGGTGAGCAGGAATTTGTGATTTAATCTTCCGAGTCTGACACGGTGTAGATGTTAAATCGGCACAATGATACAATTTGATGTCTATTACTTCATCTTCATAATTAGTCTTTCTTTGATAGGATGCTGCTAATAAGATGCTGAGCTCTGGTCAGTGTACAGCAGAGGACCTGTGTTTTTCACTGCAGGTACAATGGATCGACCACACACCCAATCAGTCTCTTAGTATAGTGCTTTCCTGTTTGGTGTATCACCGTAGCTTAGTCAGTTCAATAGATATTTCAAACTATTTGTAAAAGTCAGTAGTGAGGTTAAAGGCTTTTATTCTTGTTATTGTGTTAATTgttgacaaaaaacacaaaacttcaAACAACTCAGTGGTAATACCAAGAATTCTTAAAAGCTTACTCTATATTGATCTTGAGATATCTGgttaattgattattttctcaattatttattatttaccacCTGTTTTGTGTATATGTCAGAAAAAACCCTAGTTGACCCATTCCaatgtcttttgttttgtcCGAACAACAATCCAAAACCTAAAGATAATCAGCTATgtttgacaaagaaaagaatcaCATTCTCGCATTTGAGCAACttgacatttaaagaaaatgaatgcacTGATAGCCCTTTATCAAAAATCATCATTACTTTTCTATTGGTTGACTCATTGATCAACCAATGTTTGCAGCTCTAATCCTCATCGGCTCCTCTTACAGGAGACACTCTTCGCCATGCTGGTGGAGATCACAGAGAGGGCCATGGCTCACTGCGGCTCCCAAGAGGTCCTCATCGTCGGGGGGGTTGGCTGTAAGTACAACAGAAAAGGATTCTTAAAATAAAACCCCTATCCAACAAACGTAATGCCTGTTGAAATACACATTGTTGGTGTCCTTTGTACTTCTGGGTCCGTCTTTGTTTAGTCTGTTATCTTTCAAGGTGAAACGTCTCAGTAACCTTAAAATATGAACAGGAAATGTCCTCAAGTGTAAAAGAGTGAGCTTTTGTTTATAGAGTTTATCAGTCATACAGAGACAAAAGTACAACAGAGAAGCCTGAGAGACTGTGTACACGACTTTATTATTCACTTCCTCCAGTTGGGAAATGCATTTAAATCACACGGGTGAGTGTAAGAGTTGGTTTTGCCTTTTAAAGGAACAAGCTTATCCATTTTTTTCTGTGCAAAACTACAGAGAGAAATTGGATAGGGACAGAAATAATTGTATTCCTGATAATCATCAAACTGTGCAGGCACATCAGCACACACAATTCCTCCTGTctagaaaaaaaagatcaccAAACATGGATATGGAATACCAACCCATTAAAAGAAATGAtcactgattttatttatatctcCTGGCTGAGCTCTCTGACCTTAACCTTCATCACCAAATAAACAGGTTTAACATTTACTGCTGGTGAAATGCAGTGTGATAATTTGACCTCTTATTAACTTGAATAGTGCTGCCTTGCTCTTGGTTTATATGTATTAGTCAATGTCTGAAATGTGAATGTATCAATACCTAAAAGGCTAATCCCATAATTGATTAAAACATATTCCTGTAATTCATGTTGAGGAGAATCATTTAAGCCTCACAGTAGTTTATTGACCACATGATTTGATCTGTGTTTATGACGTTGAGTCCAGCCTGTGTAGAGAATCACAGCTGCTGTCAACTCTGCAGGTAACATGCGTCTGCAGGAGATGATGGGGGTGATGTGTCAGGAGCGAGGAGCGAAGCTGTTTGCCACAGATGAACGGTAAACCAGTCCGTCCACGCACAGCACCTTCACTTTCATTTAGTGTAAAATTACAGTTTGCTTCAGATTCAACCAGGCTGGAAATACCTGGACTGAAGCTTAAACTAGTCTCTTAAGTGGCAAACTTCACGCCTGCTGAATCACCAGGATGCTCAAATCCAACACGCCCTCCAACTGAATTCTTGTAGTGTGGGTGGTGCAAATGCTGTTACAGCTTTTCCATTGTTACAAAAGTCAAATTCTCTCTGAATGTAAGAAGCACACCCAGCACAAATGTTAGTTCCCTTAAATCACCCATGCATGTAAGTACATGCTGTGTTTCTGATTTATGCTTTGCTTACTCCTCCCAGGCTGCTATTTCTTTTGCTCAAATAATTAAAGTAGGGCTGTACATCACAATCAGCATGTCTGCTTTTATTGTAGTCAAAGTTTTTAAATTCTGTGATAATAATGTACAAGAACACAGTCTACAATACATTACTGCACAGTCAAAGTTAGAAAAATACAATCAGACATGAGACTCATCAGAAACAGGTTGCAACTCTTTACATGTTGATTTTAGAATAATTAAATCAtccttaaaaaaacaatggcaTGCGTCataaaattgtaaataatgtaaagtGTATAGGATTTGTACTAAACAGGCTGAACCACTGGTATGGTCATTTTGTAAagtaaatatgaacataatgtGAAACATTAATCATCATCCCCTTACTGCTGAATTCCTAAAATAAGTAGAGATCTCAGTCTGCCAGTAACACAGTGTTCAAGATTCAGTCCAGATGACTCACTATTCACCTTTTGCCTCAGATTCTGCATAGACAACGGAGCAATGATTGCTCAAGCTGGCTGGGAGATGTTCAGGTCCGGTCAGGTGACGGAGCTGGAAGACTCATGGATAACACAAAGGTAGACTCCACATTACTGTTTCTTTCGTTCACCTGTATCAAGTGTCTTCAGCTTTGTCCTTCTGGAAGCGACAGCAATCCTTGTGATATGATGATCTAGCATATTCGTCATAGAACTGGATTCAAATGACAGAGTCCCACTGTTAATAGAAGACATATCTGCTCGGCCCCATCAGACCATTTGGTGCTACCACACTTACCTGAAGTCATGTTTACCTCAGTGATAGAGAACAGCcattgattaaaaagaaaagaaagtcacACATcaaagacatgttttattttatttcattttagatATACAAGCAATATATTGTTTATTCTAAATAACTATTCTGTATTTTGTAATTAAACTTATATTAAGGCATGAAAACTTCAtagtactgtaaagtgctttgagtggtcatctaggctagaaaagcactatataaatagaCCATTTTAAAGTAAAGCCTTACTGTAATGTGGTGGGTTTATACCTTACTATACTACGGCATTTTCATGCCTTGCTATACTTCTTctttagcatttagcatttagcaaGGCGTAAATAAAAGTCATAGTATAGTAAGGCATAAAAATGCTTATAAAAATCGTATGACGATGCATAGCCAGCAAGTGAAGATTATTTATTCTCCAGACCCCACAGAGCTTTATCACTGTTTATCAGCTGAAGTCATATTCCCCTTAGTTAGAAAGAAGAGCTGCTTGTTCAAACAGTTGAATGATTCTTTCATTTCTCCTGTTGTAGGTACAGAACAGATGAAGTGGAGGTGACGTGGAGAGACTGACTGATGGACTAGAGACATGTTGCTGCAGTGGAGCTGGCACCTGAACACACTCCaactctgctgcatttgacatgAAGAGCTACTCAGTCAAATTAGGCCAAACATCGAATGGCTTCCACTTCACTTGTTTAAAGGACAagtctttgttttcttgtgaaCAAATCCAATGAAAAGACCAAACCAACATTGAACTGATCCTAATAAGAATTATTGCCCATCTGTTACTGAGTCTTTTTATAAAAGGTGGTTAGGGATTTGTATTCAGGGAAGGTAGATTTCTTTTACATGGGATTTAACACTAAATGGATTTCCAGCTTTACCATTGATGCGATAGTTCATCCATAAATGAAAATCCatttatctactcacccctatgccgtttgagtccacaaaacacttggagtttcaggagtaaactttgttagatcccaatacaattgaagtcaatcgtaataaaacagaagaaacatgtccccatactgctcctgtggtgtaaATGTctgggcttgcggacacttggatgacaccacacgagcagtatggaggcatgatgttttattatgtcaGACTCACTGTTTACCCGTGAtactcaaagtgttttgtggactcaaacacttcacccacgccccccatcggcataggcgtgagtagatgagtgaattttcatttctgggtgaactatccctttaagattgCTAAAGGAGACTTAACTCTTTGGTGGCTGGTGCAAATACTGCAGTGGAGAAAAGTTTTGTACCCTCCTGGTCCCGGGAGGTGGTGGAGCTTTCCTGAGATGGACTACAGCAGTTTTCCTTCTGACCTGTCCAGGCTTGAAGCATCTTGTCTCTGTTACAGaggctgtgttgtgtgtgggtaATAAAACGGACTAAGATGGAAAATATCAcgtttattcatttttattgagCAATACCGTTCACTTACATTTTCCCCTTCTCCAGTGtaaatttttttattcaataaattttcttttcaaaaatcAACATACTGGACATGGTGAGATCTCTTATGGATTCATGAGTAACATTCACCCAATTAGGgaaccaaataaaaacaaagaaaggaaCACAGCATTAAGATCTGACAGGGGTAAAGGGTGAACTCTTACTGTGCCATTGACTACACCCTTCTGTAAACTGAAGACACGGAAGTCGTCTGCATACATGAACCATAAAACTCAAGCAGATACAAGACATTCTGT
Above is a genomic segment from Hippoglossus hippoglossus isolate fHipHip1 chromosome 23, fHipHip1.pri, whole genome shotgun sequence containing:
- the osgep gene encoding probable tRNA N6-adenosine threonylcarbamoyltransferase; the encoded protein is MTVIIGFEGSANKIGIGIIRDGEVLSNPRRTYITPPGQGFMPSDTARHHRAIILTVLKEALEQAGLKPADIDGVAYTKGPGMGAPLVTVALVARTVAQLWGKPLLGVNHCIGHIEMGRLITKSDNPTVLYVSGGNTQVIAYSERRYRIFGETIDIAIGNCLDRFARVIKISNDPSPGYNIEQMAKKGSHYVELPYTVKGMDVSFSGISSYIEDAANKMLSSGQCTAEDLCFSLQETLFAMLVEITERAMAHCGSQEVLIVGGVGCNMRLQEMMGVMCQERGAKLFATDERFCIDNGAMIAQAGWEMFRSGQVTELEDSWITQRYRTDEVEVTWRD
- the apex1 gene encoding DNA-(apurinic or apyrimidinic site) lyase, with protein sequence MKRGKKAEEEAATADGETETSSTPPKKAKKGKEPEAPILYDDPPDKMTSKDGRDANMKITSWNVDGLRAWVKKKGLDWVREEAPDVLCLQETKCATKDLPADITSMPEYPHKYWAASEEKGGYSGVGMLCKTEPIKVTYGIGKEEHDKEGRVITAEFSNFYLVTVYVPNSGRGLVRLDYRKTWDVDFQSYLSELDMQKSVVLCGDLNVAHQEIDLKNPKGNKKSAGFTPEEREGLSQLLEAGFTDSFRELYPEQTNAYSFWTYMMNSRSKNVGWRLDYFLLSSSLLPGLCDSKIRNQAMGSDHCPITLHIVV